The following coding sequences lie in one Trichoderma breve strain T069 chromosome 1, whole genome shotgun sequence genomic window:
- a CDS encoding thermolysin metallopeptidase, alpha-helical domain-containing protein codes for MSCPCFIVPPHLLRAISESSQNPEEVRKAAAQSLVAHTEVRTARQEHIANLTQLRGAKEGGGAVQTSPFIPEHLLKQLATSDSVDEETRSRAKKDLGHLQEILSKIPAVQEALAARERARRESAAAISRAVYDAGHSQSTWRLPGKAERAEGEPAVEDEDVNEAYDNVGHVLKFYKEFFNWNSIDNKNMKVVSTVHFGDHFENAFWFPYKQQMVFGDGNTFLRNFTGCIDVIGHELTHAVTDYTSPLNYNGQSGALNEHVSDVFGIMVKQRVENETAETADWLIGEYCLLPGVKGVALRSMKNPGTAYDDPRFNKDLQVDNFSKFEVITNDNGGVHIYSGIPNKAFFLVATAFKGFSWEKAGKIWWQTMICGKVPVNCTFRQFADVTVECAEELFGEEAARTVRDAWTQVGVTRGI; via the exons ATGTCCTGTCCCTGCTTCATCGTTCCACCCCACCTCCTCCGCGCAATCTCAGAGTCATCTCAAAACCCCGAGGAAGTCCGCAAGGCAGCTGCACAGTCCCTCGTAGCTCACACAGAGGTAAGAACCGCCAGGCAAGAGCACATAGCAAACCTCACACAGCTTCGTGGGGCAAAGGAAGGAGGAGGCGCTGTCCAAACTTCGCCATTCATCCCCGAGCATCTCCTGAAACAGCTGGCAACTTCGGATTCAGTTGACGAGGAGACTCGCTCCCGTGCTAAGAAGGATCTGGGCCATCTCCAGGAGATCTTGAGTAAAATCCCTGCCGTCCAGGAAG CCCTAGCTGCTCGCGAGAGAGCTCGCAGGGAATCTGCAGCAGCCATCTCCCGTGCCGTGTACGACGCAGGACATTCACAGAGCACTTGGAGGCTTCCCGGCAAGGCAGAACGTGCCGAAGGAGAACCTGcagttgaagatgaggatgtcaACGAGGCCTATGACAACGTGGGTCATGTTCTCAAATTCTACAAGGAGTTTTTCAACTGGAATTCAATCGACAATAAGAATATGAAAGTCGTCAGTACCGTCCATTTTGGTGATCACTTCGAAAATGCTT TCTGGTTTCCATACAAGCAGCAGATGGTATTTGGCGACGGTAACACGTTTTTACGCAACTTTACTGGCTGTATTGATGTTATTGGGCACGAATTGACTCATGCCGTCACGGACTACACAAGCCCTCTCAACTATAACGGCCAATCCGGTGCCCTTAATGAGCACGTCTCAGATGTCTTTGGAATCATGGTGAAGCAAAGAGTTGAGAACGAGACGGCAGAGACGGCAGATTGGCTCATTGGCGAATATTGTCTCTTGCCTGGTGTGAAAGGAGTCGCTCTGCGAAGCATGAAGAATCCGGGAACGGCATATGATGACCCACGATTC AACAAAGATCTCCAGGTGGATAACTTTTCCAAATTCGAGGTCATAACGAACGACAATGGCGGCGTCCACATCTACTCTGGCATACCCAACAAGGCATTCTTCCTGGTTGCGACGGCATTCAAGGGCTTTTCGTGGGAGAAGGCGGGCAAAATCTGGTGGCAGACCATGATTTGTGGCAAGGTACCGGTTAACTGCACGTTCCGACAGTTTGCCGATGTAACTGTTGAGTGTGCAGAGGAGTTGtttggcgaagaagctgcgaGGACGGTGCGCGATGCTTGGACACAAGTCGGCGTTACTCGAGGCATCTAA